The following are encoded in a window of Saccharothrix longispora genomic DNA:
- a CDS encoding DUF485 domain-containing protein, translating into MSTSEQHNPDTQGAHNWVEVQESADFKELRRRLRNFVFPMAGLFLAWYLLYVLLADYAHGFMSTKVFGNINVGLILGLLQFVSTFAITTLYVRHANKNLDPKAEKLRAEIEGGRA; encoded by the coding sequence GTGAGCACCTCTGAGCAGCACAACCCCGACACCCAGGGCGCTCACAACTGGGTGGAGGTGCAGGAGAGCGCGGACTTCAAGGAGCTGCGGCGCCGACTGCGCAATTTCGTGTTCCCGATGGCCGGTCTGTTCCTGGCCTGGTACCTGCTGTACGTCCTCCTCGCCGATTACGCGCACGGCTTCATGTCGACGAAGGTCTTCGGCAACATCAACGTGGGCCTGATCCTCGGCCTGCTGCAGTTCGTGTCGACGTTCGCGATCACCACGCTGTACGTCCGCCACGCCAACAAGAACCTCGACCCCAAGGCGGAGAAGCTCCGCGCCGAAATCGAAGGGGGTCGGGCGTGA
- a CDS encoding solute symporter family protein produces MNSSPWLNIGIFGLFVAATLVVVIRASRNTKTAADYLAAGRAFTGPQNGVAIAGDYLSAASFLGIAGAIALNGYDGFLYSIGFLVAWLIALLLVAELLRNTGKYTMGDVLSFRMRQRPVRAAAATSTMAVSFFYLLAQMAGAGGLVALLLGITGKLGQALVIAVVGALMIAYVLIGGMKGTTWVQIIKAVLLIIGAGVMTVWVLAKFGLNLSALLGAAVDNAPKAGEKLLGPGLQYGATGTSKLDFLSLALALVLGTAGLPHILMRFYTVPTAKEARRSVVWAIWLIGLFYLFTLVLGYGAAALVGPDAIRAAPGGANSAAPLLAEALGGPLLLGLIAAVAFATILAVVAGLTITASASFAHDIYANIIRKNGHDGAVKDKSDEEAEVKVARRTAIVIGIVSILGGIAANGQNIAFLVALAFAVAASANLPTILYSLFWKRFNTSGALWSIYGGLAVTITLIVLSPAVSGKPTSMFPNADFDLFPLSNPGIVSIPLAFLLGYVGTVTSKENNKEKYAEMEVRALTGVGAEKATAH; encoded by the coding sequence GTGAACAGCAGCCCCTGGCTCAACATCGGCATCTTCGGCCTGTTCGTCGCGGCGACCCTGGTGGTCGTCATCCGCGCGAGCCGCAACACGAAGACGGCCGCCGACTACCTCGCCGCCGGCCGCGCGTTCACCGGCCCGCAGAACGGCGTCGCCATCGCGGGCGACTACCTGTCCGCCGCGTCGTTCCTCGGCATCGCGGGCGCCATCGCGCTCAACGGCTACGACGGCTTCCTGTACTCCATCGGCTTCCTCGTCGCGTGGCTCATCGCGCTCCTGCTGGTCGCTGAGCTGCTGCGCAACACCGGCAAGTACACGATGGGCGACGTCCTCAGCTTCCGGATGCGCCAGCGCCCGGTGCGGGCCGCCGCGGCGACGTCCACCATGGCCGTGTCCTTCTTCTACCTGCTGGCCCAGATGGCGGGCGCGGGCGGCCTGGTGGCCCTGCTGCTCGGCATCACCGGCAAGCTCGGCCAGGCCCTCGTGATCGCCGTCGTCGGCGCCCTGATGATCGCCTACGTCCTCATCGGCGGCATGAAGGGCACCACCTGGGTGCAGATCATCAAGGCGGTGCTGCTGATCATCGGCGCCGGCGTGATGACGGTGTGGGTGCTCGCCAAGTTCGGCCTGAACCTGTCCGCCCTGCTCGGCGCGGCCGTCGACAACGCCCCGAAGGCCGGCGAGAAGCTCCTCGGCCCCGGACTCCAGTACGGCGCGACCGGCACCTCGAAGCTCGACTTCCTGTCGCTGGCCCTCGCCCTGGTCCTCGGCACGGCCGGCCTGCCGCACATCCTGATGCGCTTCTACACCGTGCCGACCGCCAAGGAGGCCCGCCGCTCGGTGGTCTGGGCCATCTGGCTGATCGGCCTGTTCTACCTGTTCACGCTGGTCCTGGGCTACGGCGCGGCGGCGCTGGTCGGCCCCGACGCGATCCGGGCGGCACCCGGCGGCGCGAACTCGGCGGCCCCGCTGCTCGCCGAGGCCCTGGGCGGGCCGCTGCTGCTCGGCCTGATCGCGGCGGTCGCGTTCGCGACGATCCTCGCCGTGGTGGCGGGCCTGACGATCACCGCGTCGGCGTCGTTCGCGCACGACATCTACGCCAACATCATCCGCAAGAACGGCCACGACGGCGCGGTCAAGGACAAGTCCGACGAGGAGGCCGAGGTGAAGGTGGCGCGGCGCACCGCCATCGTCATCGGCATCGTCTCGATCCTCGGCGGCATCGCGGCCAACGGCCAGAACATCGCGTTCCTGGTGGCGCTCGCGTTCGCGGTGGCGGCGTCGGCGAACCTGCCGACCATCCTCTACTCGCTGTTCTGGAAGCGCTTCAACACCTCCGGCGCGCTGTGGAGCATCTACGGCGGCCTCGCGGTGACCATCACCCTGATCGTCCTGTCGCCCGCCGTGTCCGGGAAGCCGACGTCCATGTTCCCGAACGCGGACTTCGACCTGTTCCCGCTGTCCAACCCGGGCATCGTGTCGATCCCGCTGGCGTTCCTCCTCGGCTACGTCGGCACGGTGACGTCGAAGGAGAACAACAAGGAGAAGTACGCGGAGATGGAGGTGCGGGCGCTCACCGGCGTCGGCGCCGAGAAGGCCACCGCGCACTAG
- a CDS encoding rhodanese-like domain-containing protein, producing MVAVTVPTVEVTDVPAELPAGKVLLDVREADEWTAGHAPGALHIPMSELAGRLDELPGDSEFYVVCRAGGRSARVTQYLNANGWDATNVDGGMQVWAAQGRPLVAEVDGADPEVI from the coding sequence ATGGTGGCCGTGACCGTTCCCACCGTTGAAGTGACCGACGTGCCCGCCGAACTCCCGGCCGGGAAGGTGCTGCTCGACGTCCGCGAGGCCGACGAGTGGACCGCGGGCCACGCCCCGGGCGCCCTGCACATCCCGATGAGCGAACTGGCGGGCCGCCTGGACGAACTGCCCGGTGACAGCGAGTTCTACGTCGTGTGCCGCGCGGGCGGCCGGTCGGCGCGGGTCACCCAGTACCTCAACGCCAACGGCTGGGACGCCACCAACGTCGACGGCGGCATGCAGGTCTGGGCCGCCCAGGGCCGCCCGCTGGTCGCCGAGGTCGACGGCGCGGACCCCGAGGTCATCTGA
- a CDS encoding DUF4328 domain-containing protein, whose protein sequence is MALRPMRVDWVATPPPGAYQRRDLGRPRQDYAGPPSYPVPPRWGFPLLAWRWPTSVAVDADEPVDSVDRVQRLARTASHALGLAALTGLWAAGSEIWRYVLLLLSRYGALSESTVGVSDAMVVSSSIVMLVATAMAVVFTLLWLRRARRAAASAAGYAPSRSDTEVLVSLFIPGVNLVVPGSVAAELEHAALRLPVDARPRPSRLIRWWWGLWAFTCLFSAFTIAWSFRDSVQAMADGVLLHAVADLLAVAVAILTAVVVRRTTTCLLPVDPSTFRRMRVVGVKDAPAPELRTFRAAGSPR, encoded by the coding sequence GTGGCGCTCCGGCCGATGCGCGTGGACTGGGTGGCGACCCCGCCGCCCGGTGCCTACCAGCGGCGCGACCTCGGCCGACCGCGCCAGGACTACGCGGGACCGCCGTCCTACCCGGTGCCGCCGCGCTGGGGCTTCCCGCTGCTGGCGTGGCGCTGGCCCACGTCCGTGGCGGTGGACGCCGACGAGCCCGTCGACTCGGTCGACCGGGTCCAGCGGCTGGCCCGCACCGCCTCCCACGCCCTCGGCCTGGCCGCGCTCACCGGCCTGTGGGCCGCGGGCAGCGAGATCTGGCGCTACGTCCTGCTCCTGCTCAGCCGCTACGGCGCGCTGTCGGAGTCCACGGTCGGCGTGTCGGACGCGATGGTCGTGTCCTCCTCGATCGTGATGCTGGTGGCGACCGCGATGGCGGTGGTGTTCACGCTGCTGTGGCTGCGCCGGGCCCGCCGGGCCGCCGCGAGCGCCGCCGGCTACGCCCCGTCCCGCTCGGACACCGAAGTCCTGGTCAGCCTGTTCATCCCGGGCGTCAACCTGGTCGTGCCCGGCTCGGTCGCCGCCGAGCTGGAGCACGCCGCCCTGCGCCTGCCCGTCGACGCCCGCCCGCGACCGTCCCGGCTGATCCGCTGGTGGTGGGGCCTGTGGGCGTTCACCTGCCTGTTCTCCGCGTTCACGATCGCCTGGTCGTTCCGCGACAGCGTGCAGGCCATGGCGGACGGCGTGCTGCTGCACGCGGTGGCCGACCTCCTGGCCGTCGCCGTGGCGATCCTCACCGCCGTGGTCGTGCGCCGCACCACGACGTGCCTGCTGCCGGTGGACCCGAGCACGTTCCGCCGGATGCGGGTGGTGGGCGTGAAGGACGCCCCGGCACCGGAGCTGCGCACCTTCCGCGCCGCCGGCTCACCCCGCTAG
- a CDS encoding HNH endonuclease signature motif containing protein, with amino-acid sequence MEIVPALLTDDGVFDAVVETEAALRTLHLRRLRLLAEVLRRGLDTDTYRRVVRADPREVKRWTTQATLFLPSLSPTGQPLPPLHPATGAVLEELSDGHLTELARAISLRLPDGSEEILVEAARSVEPKAVRQLADRIRDRAEQDRVDEVDEPAADPGDILHLRDLPGGRLEFFGELSAESGARFTALLEPLSTPRPDGPRDTARRRGEAFADLIHLASRSTDLPSEAGERPHISVTIDHDTLRRGVGHAVLDGDHHLSAAQARRIACDAKILPVVLGGASEVLDLGRAKRTVSVAQRRALHARDRGCAFPGCHRPPKWCDAHHIQHWADGGSTDLSNLVLLCRAHHSLVHHSQWQITTTGGTPTFIPPRHIDPAQRPRQNLLHRPPTPTPALAA; translated from the coding sequence ATGGAGATCGTGCCCGCGCTGCTGACCGACGACGGTGTGTTCGACGCCGTCGTCGAGACCGAGGCCGCGCTGCGGACGCTGCACCTGCGGCGATTGCGGCTGCTGGCCGAGGTGCTGCGACGCGGGCTCGACACCGACACCTACCGGCGCGTCGTGCGCGCCGACCCGCGCGAGGTCAAGCGCTGGACCACCCAGGCGACCCTCTTCCTGCCCTCGCTCAGCCCCACCGGCCAACCACTTCCTCCCCTACACCCGGCGACCGGAGCGGTGCTGGAGGAACTCTCCGACGGCCACCTGACGGAACTGGCGCGGGCCATCTCGCTACGCCTGCCGGACGGGTCGGAGGAAATTCTGGTCGAGGCGGCCCGGTCGGTGGAGCCGAAAGCGGTGCGGCAACTCGCCGACCGGATTCGTGACCGCGCCGAGCAGGACCGCGTGGACGAGGTGGACGAACCCGCCGCCGATCCCGGCGACATACTGCACCTGCGCGACCTGCCCGGCGGACGACTCGAATTCTTCGGAGAACTGTCCGCCGAGAGCGGGGCGCGGTTCACCGCACTGCTCGAACCACTCTCCACACCACGCCCAGACGGCCCGCGTGACACGGCACGACGCAGGGGCGAGGCGTTCGCCGACCTGATCCACCTCGCCTCACGCTCCACCGACCTGCCGTCAGAGGCCGGAGAGCGCCCGCACATCAGCGTCACCATCGACCACGACACCCTCCGCCGGGGCGTCGGGCACGCGGTGCTCGACGGCGACCACCACCTCAGCGCAGCCCAGGCCCGCCGCATCGCCTGCGACGCCAAAATACTCCCGGTCGTACTGGGCGGGGCGTCCGAGGTGCTCGACCTCGGCCGCGCCAAGCGGACCGTCAGCGTCGCCCAACGCCGCGCGCTGCACGCCCGCGACCGGGGCTGCGCCTTCCCCGGCTGTCACCGACCACCCAAGTGGTGCGACGCCCACCACATCCAGCACTGGGCCGATGGCGGGTCTACCGACCTGTCGAACCTCGTGCTGCTCTGCCGCGCACACCACAGCCTCGTCCACCACTCGCAGTGGCAGATCACCACGACCGGCGGAACGCCGACGTTCATCCCGCCCCGACACATCGACCCCGCCCAGAGGCCGCGCCAGAACCTGCTCCACCGACCACCCACCCCCACCCCGGCGCTGGCCGCCTGA
- a CDS encoding helix-turn-helix domain-containing protein: MPTPPPFRRRRLGKKLARMRIAAKLTLDDAAKALYRTRSTLHRIERGETILDVHLAKSMMDLYDQYDPDLLDQAVRAREPGWWTTFGIENQGYVDVETEAVEVCELSLLVIPGLLQTGDYMRALFAAHRLARTKRWLENDIRVRRIRQERLTDPRNPLRLDAIIDEAALRKVVGGAAVMREQLRHLREMADLSNVSIRILADAGGAHAGMVSSFALLDFADPLEPPVLFIEHMVGAVHIEEGNQLREARLEFEHLASQALGLAESIALVERVLTE; encoded by the coding sequence GTGCCCACTCCACCCCCGTTCCGCCGCCGCCGGTTGGGCAAGAAGCTCGCCCGCATGAGGATCGCGGCCAAGCTGACCCTGGACGACGCCGCGAAGGCCCTGTACCGGACCAGGTCGACGCTGCACCGGATCGAGCGCGGCGAGACGATCCTGGACGTCCACCTCGCCAAGTCGATGATGGACCTGTACGACCAGTACGACCCGGACCTGCTGGACCAGGCGGTGCGGGCGAGGGAGCCCGGCTGGTGGACCACCTTCGGCATCGAGAACCAGGGTTACGTCGACGTCGAGACGGAAGCCGTCGAAGTCTGCGAACTCTCACTCCTGGTGATCCCCGGCCTGCTCCAGACCGGCGATTACATGCGGGCGCTGTTCGCGGCGCACCGACTGGCCCGCACGAAGCGCTGGCTGGAGAACGACATCCGGGTCCGCCGGATCAGGCAGGAGCGCCTGACGGACCCGCGCAACCCCCTGCGGCTGGACGCGATCATCGACGAGGCGGCGTTGCGGAAGGTGGTCGGCGGCGCCGCGGTGATGCGGGAGCAGTTGCGCCACCTGCGCGAGATGGCGGACCTGTCCAACGTGTCGATCCGCATCCTCGCCGACGCCGGTGGCGCCCACGCGGGCATGGTGAGCAGCTTCGCGCTGCTCGACTTCGCCGACCCCCTCGAACCGCCGGTGCTGTTCATCGAGCACATGGTGGGAGCCGTGCACATCGAGGAGGGGAACCAGCTCCGCGAGGCTAGGCTGGAGTTCGAGCACCTGGCTTCCCAAGCGCTGGGCCTCGCGGAGTCGATCGCCCTCGTCGAGCGCGTCCTGACCGAGTGA
- a CDS encoding DUF397 domain-containing protein, translating to MKEATNMSTVDFTGAVWRKSSRSGGASNTNCVEVAFVDAVWRKSSRSNGASNANCVEVASAGPVVGVRDSKNPTAATLAFPAVQWAFFLRRLGS from the coding sequence GTGAAAGAGGCGACGAATATGTCCACAGTGGACTTCACTGGCGCGGTGTGGCGCAAGAGCAGCCGCAGCGGGGGCGCGAGCAACACCAACTGCGTCGAAGTGGCGTTCGTCGACGCGGTGTGGCGGAAGAGCAGCCGGAGCAACGGTGCCAGCAACGCGAACTGCGTCGAGGTGGCGTCGGCCGGCCCTGTCGTCGGTGTCCGGGACTCGAAGAACCCGACCGCCGCAACGTTGGCGTTCCCCGCTGTTCAGTGGGCGTTCTTCCTGCGGCGCTTGGGTTCCTGA
- a CDS encoding glycerophosphodiester phosphodiesterase, with translation MRALAAALVLSLVVPGVAAAHGHPRKSFDLQAHRGGIGLTVESTLAAFGKALELGVTTLELDVQITSDGREVVTHDRRTNPAKCVDTAPATPGDPAFPYAGKYVKDLTFAQVRTLDCGSRRWSQYPDQELSPGARMPTLAEVFALARRHRAWDVKFNIETKVEAAAPHETAPREQFVEVTSREIRRSGFHRNVTVQSFDWGTLMLWRRAEPRIPLVALTQPEFLRPGSPWTGGLDLADFGGSVVEAVESFGASALSPVHGNPQNGTVGDPGYVPFTTKALVDEAHRHGLKVVPWTVNDQATMHKLIDDGVDGIITDYPDRLREVMAERGFRLPRAYPAR, from the coding sequence ATGCGGGCACTCGCGGCGGCACTGGTCCTGTCCCTCGTCGTCCCCGGCGTGGCCGCCGCGCACGGCCACCCCCGGAAGTCGTTCGACCTTCAGGCCCACCGGGGCGGGATCGGGCTGACCGTCGAGAGCACCCTGGCCGCGTTCGGCAAGGCGCTGGAACTCGGCGTGACCACGCTCGAACTGGATGTCCAGATCACCAGTGACGGCCGTGAGGTCGTCACCCACGACCGCAGGACCAACCCCGCCAAGTGCGTCGACACGGCCCCCGCCACCCCCGGCGACCCGGCGTTCCCGTACGCGGGCAAGTACGTGAAGGACCTGACGTTCGCGCAGGTCCGCACCCTCGACTGCGGGTCGCGGCGCTGGTCGCAGTACCCGGACCAGGAACTCTCGCCGGGTGCGCGGATGCCGACGCTCGCCGAGGTGTTCGCCCTGGCCCGACGCCACCGGGCGTGGGACGTGAAGTTCAACATCGAGACGAAGGTCGAGGCCGCCGCGCCGCACGAGACCGCGCCGCGCGAGCAGTTCGTCGAGGTCACGTCCCGCGAGATCCGCCGCTCCGGCTTCCACCGCAACGTCACGGTCCAGTCGTTCGACTGGGGCACCCTGATGCTGTGGCGCAGGGCCGAGCCGCGCATCCCGCTCGTCGCCCTCACCCAGCCCGAGTTCCTGCGCCCCGGCTCGCCGTGGACCGGCGGCCTCGACCTGGCCGACTTCGGCGGCAGCGTGGTGGAGGCGGTCGAGAGCTTCGGCGCGTCCGCCCTGTCGCCGGTGCACGGCAACCCGCAGAACGGCACGGTGGGGGACCCGGGTTACGTCCCGTTCACGACGAAAGCCCTGGTGGACGAGGCGCACCGGCACGGCCTGAAGGTCGTCCCCTGGACGGTGAACGACCAGGCCACCATGCACAAGCTGATCGACGACGGCGTGGACGGCATCATCACCGACTACCCGGACCGCCTGCGCGAGGTCATGGCCGAGCGCGGCTTCAGGCTCCCCCGCGCGTACCCGGCGCGCTGA
- a CDS encoding cytochrome P450 encodes MDASTAQDLPSVTVTVTFDQRDPAFIADPYPVFAALREQGDVHWHEDMGIAVAVSHAASSAVLRHRSLGRLWTDATPLERFGSFNLLHRNSLLENEPPTHTRLRRLVAAAFGRGHVERLRPWIADLADRLVDGLVAEVDAAGSADLLAHVASPLPVEVIAELLGVPTADRPLLQPWSNAIVKMYEYGLAEDKRDAAERAAGEFVAYLRDLVAHRRANPGDDLVSDLVAVTDTDGAKLTEDELVATAVLLLMAGHEATVNVIGNGVRALVDHPSEWQRLLDDPTLLPTAVEELIRYDSPLQLFERTATEPVTIAGHTVEPGRKIAALLGAAARDPLVFANPDVLDVGRTPNPHLGFGMGIHYCLGAPLARIEVQAAVSSLTRKLPGIALAAPPRQRAEFVMRGVHELRLTRQR; translated from the coding sequence ATGGACGCGAGCACAGCTCAAGACCTACCGTCCGTGACCGTGACCGTGACGTTCGACCAGCGCGACCCCGCTTTCATCGCGGACCCGTACCCGGTGTTCGCCGCCCTCCGAGAGCAGGGGGACGTGCACTGGCACGAGGACATGGGCATCGCCGTGGCCGTGTCGCACGCGGCGTCGTCGGCGGTGCTGCGGCACCGGTCGCTCGGGCGGCTCTGGACGGACGCGACGCCGCTGGAGCGGTTCGGCTCGTTCAACCTGCTGCACCGCAACTCGCTGCTGGAGAACGAGCCGCCCACGCACACGAGGTTGCGCAGGCTGGTGGCCGCCGCGTTCGGCCGCGGTCACGTCGAGCGGCTGCGCCCGTGGATCGCGGACCTGGCCGACCGCCTCGTGGACGGGCTCGTGGCCGAGGTCGACGCCGCGGGCTCGGCCGACCTGCTGGCCCACGTCGCCTCCCCCCTGCCGGTCGAGGTGATCGCCGAGCTGCTGGGCGTGCCGACCGCCGACCGGCCGCTGCTCCAGCCGTGGTCGAACGCCATCGTGAAGATGTACGAGTACGGCCTGGCCGAGGACAAGCGGGACGCGGCCGAGCGGGCGGCGGGCGAGTTCGTGGCGTACCTGCGCGACCTGGTGGCGCACCGCCGGGCGAACCCGGGCGACGACCTGGTGTCGGACCTGGTGGCGGTGACCGACACCGACGGCGCGAAGCTCACCGAGGACGAGCTGGTGGCGACCGCCGTGCTGCTGCTGATGGCCGGCCACGAGGCGACGGTCAACGTCATCGGCAACGGCGTGCGGGCACTCGTGGACCACCCGTCCGAGTGGCAGCGGCTCCTCGACGACCCCACCCTCCTGCCCACCGCGGTCGAGGAGCTGATCCGCTACGACTCGCCGCTCCAGCTGTTCGAGCGCACGGCGACGGAGCCGGTCACGATCGCGGGTCACACGGTCGAGCCGGGCCGGAAGATCGCCGCGCTGCTGGGTGCGGCGGCCCGCGACCCGCTCGTCTTCGCGAACCCGGACGTCCTCGACGTCGGCCGCACCCCGAACCCGCACCTGGGGTTCGGCATGGGCATCCACTACTGCCTGGGCGCGCCGCTGGCCCGCATCGAGGTGCAGGCGGCCGTGTCCTCCCTGACCCGCAAGCTGCCCGGCATCGCCCTGGCCGCCCCGCCCCGGCAGCGGGCCGAGTTCGTCATGCGCGGGGTGCACGAGCTGAGGCTGACGCGGCAGCGGTGA
- a CDS encoding glycerophosphodiester phosphodiesterase, with amino-acid sequence MSPEIVAHRGASTRRPEHTLAAYDLALRQGADGLECDVRLTKDGHLVCVHDRVIDRTSDGHGKVSDLTLAELQRHDFGAWHGGEPSPVLTLEALIGLAQDHGTRLFVETKHPVRYGAQVERTLAAVLNRHAVEAVVMSFSVFAVHRFKKLKPDVPTVLLYDRLWPRTLPRFVDYAGPGIHLLRRHPDRGQGVYTWTVNEPADIALCRDRGVRFLATDNPGETREHLAANLTPDQP; translated from the coding sequence GTGTCGCCCGAGATCGTCGCCCACCGCGGGGCGTCCACCCGCCGCCCGGAGCACACGCTCGCCGCCTACGACCTCGCCCTCCGGCAGGGCGCGGACGGGCTGGAGTGCGACGTGCGGCTGACGAAGGACGGCCACCTCGTCTGCGTCCACGACCGGGTCATCGACCGGACGAGTGACGGGCACGGCAAGGTGAGCGACCTGACGCTCGCCGAGCTCCAGCGGCACGACTTCGGCGCCTGGCACGGTGGCGAGCCCTCCCCGGTGCTCACCCTGGAGGCGCTGATCGGTCTCGCCCAGGACCACGGCACGCGGCTGTTCGTCGAGACGAAGCACCCCGTGCGGTACGGGGCGCAGGTCGAGCGGACGCTGGCCGCCGTGCTGAACCGGCACGCGGTCGAGGCGGTCGTGATGTCGTTCTCCGTCTTCGCCGTGCACCGGTTCAAGAAGCTCAAGCCGGACGTGCCGACCGTGCTGCTCTACGACCGGCTGTGGCCGCGCACGCTGCCCCGCTTCGTCGACTACGCCGGCCCCGGCATTCACCTGCTCAGGCGTCACCCGGATCGGGGGCAAGGTGTCTACACGTGGACCGTCAACGAGCCGGCCGACATAGCGTTGTGCCGGGACCGCGGCGTCCGGTTCCTCGCGACCGACAACCCGGGGGAAACGCGCGAGCACCTTGCGGCTAACTTGACGCCCGACCAGCCCTGA
- a CDS encoding DUF5926 family protein, with amino-acid sequence MAKRTAVKDAVKDKSAGGVNPRQPCPCGSGKRYKACHGAAGGAADVIVSRPFEGLAAEAELIALREFVPSATVKLPLKDGAAREVTLATVLPMAAAGLVRADGTAFVGLQVQTRSGDLSRDLARAVRWALNAETGDALPVVGPDNGDDPGRLQDLLDTGATLSPDLHADFAWWLPPDNEPTGDVALSLERANAAILPTERVDAPDVEAAYWVDAGDKAHLRWVRPEPEETLLAALARLSVRGELDLGEGSRYAGSFRAHGLLVPVWDLDRELHSSEWAPGAEALGKRVSDALAGLDAEPLSEAERRARDGLRGRQITLR; translated from the coding sequence GTGGCGAAGCGGACGGCCGTGAAGGACGCCGTGAAGGACAAGTCGGCGGGCGGCGTGAACCCGCGCCAGCCGTGCCCGTGCGGCTCCGGCAAGCGCTACAAGGCGTGCCACGGTGCGGCGGGTGGCGCGGCGGACGTGATCGTCTCGCGCCCGTTCGAGGGCCTGGCCGCCGAGGCCGAGCTGATCGCGCTCCGCGAGTTCGTGCCCTCGGCGACGGTGAAGCTGCCGCTCAAGGACGGTGCGGCGCGCGAGGTCACGCTGGCCACCGTGCTGCCGATGGCCGCCGCGGGCCTGGTCCGCGCGGACGGCACCGCGTTCGTCGGCCTCCAGGTGCAGACCCGCTCCGGCGACCTGAGCCGCGACCTGGCACGCGCCGTGCGGTGGGCGCTGAACGCCGAGACCGGCGACGCGCTGCCCGTGGTCGGCCCGGACAACGGCGACGACCCCGGCCGGTTGCAGGACCTGCTCGACACCGGGGCCACGCTGAGCCCCGACCTGCACGCCGACTTCGCGTGGTGGCTGCCGCCGGACAACGAGCCCACCGGCGACGTCGCCCTGTCCCTGGAGCGCGCGAACGCCGCGATCCTGCCCACCGAGCGCGTCGACGCCCCCGACGTCGAGGCCGCCTACTGGGTCGACGCGGGCGACAAGGCGCACCTGCGCTGGGTGCGGCCCGAGCCCGAGGAGACGCTGCTGGCGGCGCTGGCCCGGCTGTCCGTGCGCGGCGAACTGGACCTCGGCGAGGGCTCCCGGTACGCGGGCTCGTTCCGCGCGCACGGCCTGCTCGTCCCCGTGTGGGACCTCGACCGCGAGCTGCACTCCAGCGAGTGGGCGCCGGGCGCGGAAGCCCTGGGCAAGCGCGTCAGCGACGCCCTGGCCGGCCTCGACGCCGAACCGCTCAGCGAGGCGGAGCGCCGGGCGCGCGACGGCCTGCGCGGTCGGCAGATCACCCTGCGCTGA
- a CDS encoding DUF952 domain-containing protein: MILRISSRDDWARAREEGAVPLDPDGFVHCSDWGTVHLPANRLYPARHDLVLLVVDPEGLPVLWEPGETGEDGPWFPHVYGPVPADHVVAVHEFTPDADGRFRPLPVS; encoded by the coding sequence GTGATCCTCCGAATCAGCTCCAGGGACGACTGGGCCCGCGCCCGCGAGGAGGGCGCGGTCCCGCTCGACCCCGACGGTTTCGTGCACTGCTCCGACTGGGGCACCGTGCACCTGCCCGCGAACCGGCTGTACCCCGCCCGGCACGACCTCGTGCTGCTGGTGGTCGACCCCGAGGGGTTGCCGGTGCTGTGGGAACCGGGGGAGACCGGCGAGGACGGCCCGTGGTTCCCGCACGTCTACGGGCCGGTCCCGGCGGACCACGTGGTCGCCGTGCACGAGTTCACGCCCGACGCGGACGGGCGCTTCCGGCCCCTGCCCGTGTCGTGA
- a CDS encoding SigE family RNA polymerase sigma factor: MVAATADERVTAGSAADFAEFARASLPGLLRYGHALTGNPHDAADLVQAVLEKVGARWASLLRKDPDPLAYARRAMANTHISRWRRRRRENLVADLPDSPAHAAADRLEHEPLWRALRELPPRQRAVVVLRFYEGLSEAEIAHTLGIARGTVKSQNSKAMAALRARAEEWS; this comes from the coding sequence GTGGTCGCGGCGACAGCGGACGAGCGCGTGACCGCGGGGTCGGCCGCCGACTTCGCGGAGTTCGCGCGGGCCTCGCTGCCCGGCCTGCTGCGCTACGGCCACGCGCTGACCGGCAACCCGCACGACGCGGCGGACCTCGTGCAGGCGGTGCTGGAGAAGGTCGGCGCCCGCTGGGCCTCCCTGCTGCGCAAGGACCCCGACCCGCTGGCCTACGCGCGGCGGGCCATGGCGAACACCCACATCAGCCGGTGGCGGCGGCGCAGGCGCGAGAACCTCGTCGCCGACCTGCCGGACTCGCCCGCCCACGCGGCCGCGGACCGGCTGGAGCACGAACCGCTGTGGCGGGCGCTGCGCGAGCTGCCGCCGCGCCAGCGCGCCGTCGTGGTGCTGCGCTTCTACGAGGGCCTGTCGGAGGCGGAGATCGCCCACACCCTCGGCATCGCGCGCGGCACGGTCAAGAGCCAGAACAGCAAGGCGATGGCCGCGCTGCGCGCACGAGCGGAGGAGTGGTCGTGA